The following are from one region of the Pirellulaceae bacterium genome:
- the cas3 gene encoding CRISPR-associated helicase Cas3', whose translation MSKQPFSQWFISTTKTPAPWRWQAELAIRPECRNQLIRIPTGMGKTLGVLSAWAYNRLVRSDSTWPRRLVWCLPMRTLVEQTYDEARGIIEKAGLRTAVSVNMLMGGVAAEDWHHFPERPAIIVGTQDMLLSRALNRGYAASRARWPIDFGLLNHDALWVMDEVQLMDVGLATSAQIQAFRDADGQKTLRPCITWWMSATLQPEWLRSVDTESFHSVWSKDICSIPPADRSGELWEIRKSCSTQIIDIKKSAEFADCILTAHQQASDEGFGRITLVVCNTVDRAIEIYDALAKSGRTEGLELVHSRFRPAERENWRERFLTKDACQQGVDRIIVATQVVEAGVDISATCLVTELAPWSSLVQRFGRCARYGGTGTVIVVDRGHDEKLALPYSADELEAAWNTVQGLDNVSVKAIEELEQGLTPESLAKLYPYSPAHLLLRSEFDELFDTTPDLTGADLDISRFIRSGDERDLQVFWQDVAPDALPSSVSQPDRRELCSVPFLLARDWLCGKETQTKRSPKLKPKMRAWIWDWIDGNWVVPRRENLLPGRVICVDSKCGGYDLRTGFSPESKTTVPTVAPPVPLSNPAIDADAQQSSEALSVTDHWKTIACHSREVAETVTEIAKVLELSDELVHVLRMTATWHDLGKAHPAFQGLLQHSDRPERLDLAKGPQAAWVKPPAKFQVTCEESESVTFEDSRPGFRHELASALALFAILERFRPQHPALLGQWQGVFETLGTLPNFNATDETDAPAIQAVLDASAEQFDLLIYLIASHHGKVRGGLFATPKDQDYRDHDGQGLPIQGVRENDLLASIEVDGLGMAIPELKLTLEPARMGLSPRTGASWRERSLSLVERYGPTTLAWLEAVFRAADVRASRLSTPDPALKMETVQ comes from the coding sequence ATGAGTAAACAACCATTTTCTCAGTGGTTCATCAGTACAACCAAGACGCCCGCTCCCTGGCGGTGGCAAGCGGAATTGGCAATTCGTCCGGAATGCAGAAACCAACTAATCCGCATCCCCACTGGGATGGGAAAGACGCTGGGGGTTTTATCAGCTTGGGCATATAACCGCCTGGTTCGCAGCGATTCAACTTGGCCGCGCCGACTCGTTTGGTGTTTGCCGATGCGGACGTTGGTGGAGCAAACATACGACGAAGCGCGCGGAATAATAGAAAAGGCCGGATTGAGAACAGCCGTCTCGGTAAACATGTTGATGGGTGGTGTTGCTGCGGAAGATTGGCACCATTTTCCTGAACGCCCAGCAATTATCGTTGGCACTCAGGACATGCTACTCTCGCGGGCGTTAAACCGCGGTTATGCTGCATCCAGAGCACGTTGGCCGATTGACTTTGGTTTGCTCAACCACGACGCGTTGTGGGTGATGGATGAAGTTCAGTTGATGGATGTAGGATTGGCCACATCGGCTCAGATTCAGGCATTTCGCGATGCGGATGGCCAAAAGACGCTGCGACCTTGTATAACGTGGTGGATGAGTGCGACACTGCAACCAGAATGGTTGCGAAGTGTGGACACCGAGTCGTTTCACTCAGTCTGGTCCAAAGATATTTGTTCTATACCACCAGCGGATCGCAGTGGTGAATTATGGGAAATCAGGAAATCCTGCTCGACGCAGATCATAGATATTAAGAAGTCGGCGGAGTTTGCAGACTGCATCCTGACAGCGCATCAGCAGGCCTCTGACGAAGGTTTTGGTCGGATCACTTTAGTAGTCTGCAATACCGTTGATCGGGCGATTGAGATCTATGATGCTCTTGCCAAAAGCGGAAGAACCGAAGGATTAGAACTGGTTCACAGCCGGTTTAGACCTGCCGAACGGGAGAATTGGCGAGAGCGATTTCTCACCAAAGACGCCTGCCAACAGGGAGTCGATCGGATCATTGTGGCGACTCAGGTCGTGGAAGCGGGAGTTGATATCTCGGCCACCTGCCTGGTGACTGAATTGGCACCGTGGTCCAGTTTGGTGCAACGGTTTGGGCGTTGTGCACGTTACGGCGGCACGGGGACGGTGATCGTCGTGGATCGAGGGCACGATGAAAAACTGGCCTTGCCGTATTCGGCCGACGAACTGGAGGCCGCCTGGAATACAGTCCAGGGATTAGACAATGTCAGCGTGAAGGCGATTGAGGAACTTGAGCAGGGACTGACACCGGAATCTTTGGCGAAATTGTATCCGTATTCGCCGGCGCATCTTTTGCTGCGTTCGGAATTCGATGAACTGTTTGACACAACCCCCGACCTCACAGGTGCCGACCTGGACATCAGCCGGTTTATTCGTAGTGGCGACGAACGCGATTTGCAAGTGTTTTGGCAGGATGTCGCACCGGATGCTCTGCCGTCATCAGTCTCTCAACCGGATCGGCGGGAATTGTGCAGTGTGCCATTCCTGCTGGCACGAGATTGGTTATGCGGCAAGGAAACCCAGACGAAGCGAAGTCCGAAACTAAAGCCAAAAATGCGGGCCTGGATTTGGGACTGGATCGATGGAAATTGGGTGGTCCCGCGTCGCGAGAACCTCTTGCCGGGGCGAGTCATCTGTGTCGATTCAAAATGTGGCGGATACGACCTGAGAACAGGGTTTTCGCCAGAATCGAAAACCACGGTTCCTACCGTTGCCCCACCGGTTCCACTCAGCAATCCGGCAATCGATGCAGACGCGCAGCAAAGCAGTGAGGCGCTTAGCGTAACCGATCACTGGAAAACGATTGCCTGCCATAGTCGTGAAGTCGCGGAAACCGTCACAGAAATTGCTAAAGTGCTTGAGCTTTCCGATGAGCTTGTGCATGTTTTGAGAATGACGGCTACCTGGCACGATCTTGGCAAGGCCCATCCGGCGTTTCAAGGATTGCTACAGCACAGTGATCGACCGGAACGGCTGGATTTAGCCAAAGGCCCGCAAGCCGCCTGGGTTAAACCGCCCGCGAAGTTTCAGGTCACGTGTGAAGAATCTGAATCTGTAACCTTCGAGGATTCTCGACCAGGGTTCCGGCATGAATTGGCGAGCGCATTGGCGTTGTTTGCAATCCTGGAACGTTTCCGTCCGCAACATCCGGCATTGCTCGGACAGTGGCAAGGCGTTTTTGAAACGTTGGGAACGTTGCCGAATTTCAACGCAACCGATGAAACGGATGCACCTGCCATCCAGGCTGTGCTCGACGCTTCGGCGGAACAGTTCGATTTGTTGATTTACCTGATTGCATCGCATCATGGCAAGGTTCGTGGCGGACTCTTTGCTACACCAAAAGATCAGGATTACCGCGATCATGATGGTCAAGGTTTGCCAATCCAGGGCGTACGGGAAAATGATCTGTTAGCGAGCATCGAGGTTGATGGTTTGGGGATGGCAATTCCAGAATTAAAACTCACGCTGGAGCCTGCCCGTATGGGACTATCACCGCGCACAGGTGCCAGTTGGCGTGAGCGAAGCCTGAGTTTGGTTGAACGGTATGGGCCCACGACACTTGCATGGCTAGAAGCCGTTTTCCGCGCCGCCGATGTTCGCGCCTCGCGATTATCCACGCCTGACCCCGCATTAAAAATGGAGACGGTTCAATGA